From one Flavobacterium sp. N502536 genomic stretch:
- a CDS encoding mobilome CxxCx(11)CxxC protein — MNTENQIDEYDNLRQDCWNDALHSFGTSYIYSKRSRKIGKLLKLNNFLGIIVPVVIGGIVTSYNVSADALQIILIIAAPISVLQLVLSVLSLTNKWDDSYSYYLESTNDNGQLSNDYTNLAKYPPQEKSDLKTKKDIINIKYQIRNTNDTKYPLTDEEKREGMKYSLRNFRRSCAGCNVTPTDMKSTNCGVCGNF, encoded by the coding sequence ATGAATACTGAAAACCAAATTGACGAATACGATAATTTAAGACAAGATTGTTGGAATGATGCATTACATTCTTTCGGAACATCATATATTTATTCTAAAAGAAGCCGAAAAATTGGAAAGCTTTTAAAATTAAATAATTTTTTGGGAATTATAGTTCCTGTTGTTATAGGTGGAATAGTAACTTCGTATAACGTATCTGCAGATGCATTACAAATTATATTAATTATTGCAGCGCCTATTTCTGTACTTCAATTAGTCTTATCTGTACTTTCACTAACAAATAAATGGGATGATTCTTATTCGTATTATTTAGAGTCTACAAACGATAATGGTCAATTATCTAATGACTATACTAACTTAGCAAAATACCCACCACAAGAAAAAAGTGATTTAAAAACGAAAAAGGATATAATTAATATAAAGTATCAAATTAGAAATACAAATGATACAAAATATCCTTTAACAGACGAAGAAAAACGTGAAGGAATGAAATATTCTTTAAGAAACTTTCGCCGTTCATGTGCTGGATGCAATGTAACACCTACCGATATGAAATCAACCAATTGTGGTGTTTGTGGAAATTTTTAA
- a CDS encoding AAA family ATPase codes for MKITKIKIINYRLLQDFELDLEKNLSLVIGKNNCGKTSLLSVLDKFLSDKSNTKDFTCDDFNIDFQKQLKKIIESDENIEIPFLGISLKLFIVYDETDDLSNLSKVIMDLDPDNKTVVLGFEYSLNPDDLPKLKAAFKEFQKEQISKINKYFNEKEKDSTTPEQKVLFENQKKQKVSSLFYDFFKKYQKTYFKSSRKTILFNIEANVEDDSNFIDLTTENIQLDKIINLKIINARRDVSNKDTDKTLSLLSSKYYEKREGLENKSEAIQKFKDTLTETDAQLDEVYGRLFKSIIQKVEMFGGIKKGDSIIKVISTLQHKELLKGNTTVMYDHNDEHSLPEHYNGLGYMNLIGIIFEIEVLLTDFRKNNKENEKPSDINLLFIEEPEAHTHPQMQYVFIKNIKNILKEASKGEAGVNHSFDLQTIITTHSSHITADSDFDDIKYFSKETENKVIAKNLKDLRKEYSEDSTQYDFLKQYLTINRTELFFADKVVLIEGDTERLLLATMMKKLDIENKSDIDLPLLSQNISVIEVGAHSQIFEKLIHFLNIKTVIITDIDTYKLEQSKDRFGNFRENTDGTPKMIRTKSRVADAADYGNNAIRLFFNEITFDALKLLKTNETICSKIEGKWELDKNGNVYIAFQSIEGTYHARSYEDAFISLNLDFIKNNIDKFKGLKNIDDINDYDSYDIAENCILKKTSFALDILFASDESYTNWQIPSYIKESLLWLRK; via the coding sequence ATGAAAATTACGAAGATTAAAATTATAAATTATCGTTTGTTACAGGATTTTGAGTTAGATCTTGAAAAAAACTTATCACTTGTAATAGGAAAAAATAATTGTGGTAAAACTTCTCTTTTATCGGTATTAGATAAATTTCTTAGCGATAAATCGAATACCAAAGATTTTACATGTGATGATTTTAATATTGATTTCCAAAAGCAGCTAAAAAAAATTATTGAATCTGATGAAAATATTGAAATTCCGTTTTTAGGAATTTCATTAAAACTATTTATTGTCTATGATGAAACTGATGATCTTTCAAATTTGAGTAAAGTAATTATGGATCTTGATCCTGACAACAAAACTGTTGTATTAGGATTTGAATATTCATTAAATCCTGATGATCTTCCTAAATTAAAAGCTGCATTCAAAGAGTTTCAAAAAGAGCAAATTTCAAAGATTAATAAATATTTTAATGAAAAAGAAAAGGACTCAACAACTCCTGAACAAAAAGTTTTATTTGAAAACCAGAAAAAACAAAAAGTAAGCTCTTTATTTTATGACTTTTTCAAAAAGTATCAGAAAACATATTTTAAGTCATCAAGAAAAACCATTCTTTTCAATATTGAAGCTAATGTTGAAGATGATAGTAATTTTATTGACTTGACCACTGAGAACATTCAACTAGATAAAATTATTAATCTGAAGATAATAAATGCGCGAAGAGATGTTTCAAATAAAGACACCGATAAGACACTTTCCTTATTATCTTCAAAGTATTATGAAAAAAGAGAAGGTCTTGAAAATAAATCTGAAGCAATTCAAAAGTTTAAAGACACTCTAACCGAAACCGATGCACAACTTGACGAGGTTTATGGGAGACTATTTAAAAGCATTATACAAAAAGTAGAAATGTTTGGAGGGATTAAAAAGGGTGATTCCATAATTAAAGTTATTTCAACCTTACAACATAAAGAGCTTCTAAAAGGGAATACAACAGTAATGTATGATCATAACGATGAACATTCATTACCGGAACATTATAATGGTCTGGGCTATATGAATCTAATAGGAATTATATTTGAGATAGAAGTCCTACTTACTGATTTTAGAAAGAATAATAAAGAAAATGAAAAACCATCCGATATCAATTTGTTGTTTATTGAGGAGCCAGAAGCCCACACGCATCCCCAAATGCAATATGTTTTTATAAAAAACATAAAAAACATTTTGAAAGAAGCAAGCAAAGGTGAAGCAGGAGTTAATCACTCATTTGATTTACAGACAATAATTACAACACATTCATCACATATTACCGCCGACAGTGACTTTGATGATATTAAATATTTTTCCAAAGAAACTGAAAACAAGGTTATTGCTAAGAACCTAAAAGATCTAAGGAAAGAATATTCAGAAGATTCCACACAATATGATTTCTTAAAGCAATATTTGACTATTAACAGGACAGAATTGTTTTTTGCTGATAAAGTAGTCTTAATCGAAGGCGATACAGAAAGATTATTGCTAGCAACAATGATGAAAAAACTAGATATAGAAAATAAAAGTGATATAGATTTACCTTTGCTATCTCAAAATATATCTGTAATTGAAGTGGGGGCACATTCTCAAATATTTGAAAAATTAATTCATTTTTTAAATATTAAAACAGTTATTATAACTGATATAGATACTTATAAACTAGAGCAGTCAAAAGACAGGTTCGGTAATTTCAGAGAGAATACGGATGGTACACCTAAAATGATCCGGACAAAATCTAGAGTTGCTGATGCTGCAGATTATGGTAATAACGCAATTAGACTTTTTTTTAATGAAATTACTTTTGATGCTTTAAAATTACTAAAAACCAACGAGACAATTTGTAGTAAAATTGAGGGTAAATGGGAATTGGACAAAAATGGGAATGTCTATATTGCATTTCAGTCTATTGAAGGGACTTACCATGCAAGGAGCTATGAAGATGCATTCATATCATTAAATTTGGATTTTATTAAAAACAATATTGATAAATTTAAGGGACTGAAAAATATTGATGATATCAATGACTATGATTCATATGACATTGCAGAGAACTGTATTTTGAAAAAAACTTCCTTTGCATTAGACATTTTATTTGCAAGTGATGAATCTTATACTAACTGGCAAATTCCATCTTATATAAAAGAAAGCTTATTATGGTTGAGGAAATAA
- a CDS encoding SAM-dependent methyltransferase codes for MSSENRKQRLSNLISEYTEFKEKGKLDLTSEETIRTWLNQFLEIFGWDVRDTSQILQEKVLSKAEKEQLTSIGSTNTRPDYTFKIAKQKLTFLDAKDISVNIKNDVDSAFQIKSYGWSILAPCAFISNFEEFAIYDCTYTPVRGQNANFGCLYFSLDNYLGNFETLEKHLLKENVYKGVLAEIYSSTLKDNRYIEKITPDLKFAKELSEFRLALAADILENNPDYIQNNATNLSYITQVIINRVLFIRVCEARKIEEDGLLNMFKGNGFWREFKHSSYFNFYDHYDGPLFDRINEIHQLNISDSVFDILLQHLYYPSPYRFDVIPTKLLSDIYEIFLSRKLLIEDSVVKDEIKSEYTKTKGAVSTPQYIVQEIIRRTILKSHLQRDGIENIFSKKILDIACGSGVFAIEAYDYIEDNFKELFIATGHPEFIQYFHVTETETIVNLSGKKAILDNCIFGVDIDAEAVEVTKMSLSLKIIDSSEHPESYNEIGLFGSKILHGIGNNIRCGNSLVESDILDLFPDIENNQEELLRTNIFDWDSEHGFSEIFRQKGGFDYIIGNPPYVEVKNYNTDLPFMHQYIKEKFPSAKNGKIDLAIPFIELSVKLLNPSGRLGFIIQKRFFKTDYGKKIREIISGLSYLSSVIDFDTTAIFKDRITYVTILILDRLAPDHFSYKLFKDKPETLQFELREVATPDIAAEEYTLLPSNSLSGNAWNFGDNDLIAIRAKLLELGCLGDYAVVRVGIQSLWNDAYHIRPISLANGILTGKTHLEDSFEIELDACCALLPNEHFYSFRDDTPETYCIFPYVIENGVSTEIPFTLFNERFPLAGAYLLRNKEQIQLKVETFLGERWHCYTRANNIARNFPKIYIPMTAQDTFGAITYSERHYCDNANVNYIELPQINEINLQAMAAIINSTIFSVLARSIANPQTNGYFKFNKQFLEPVPFPVGNFTNNAALKAQLARSVMRISTMQIQHSTSSPSQKRGIETLLNREWNTIDDLCYELYELSQEEKDFFRERNRNINRIQILHS; via the coding sequence ATGAGTTCAGAAAATAGAAAACAAAGATTATCAAATCTAATCTCAGAATATACTGAATTTAAAGAAAAAGGTAAACTTGATTTGACATCTGAGGAAACAATTCGAACTTGGTTAAATCAATTTCTCGAAATATTTGGTTGGGATGTGAGAGATACTTCTCAAATTTTGCAGGAGAAAGTTTTATCAAAAGCAGAAAAAGAGCAACTAACCTCTATTGGATCAACTAATACACGCCCTGATTATACATTTAAAATAGCAAAGCAGAAATTAACATTTCTAGATGCTAAAGATATTAGTGTAAACATCAAAAATGATGTTGACTCAGCATTTCAAATTAAATCTTACGGTTGGTCAATTCTCGCTCCATGCGCTTTTATTTCAAATTTTGAAGAATTCGCAATTTATGACTGTACTTATACTCCAGTGAGAGGACAAAATGCCAATTTTGGTTGTTTATATTTTAGTTTGGATAATTATTTGGGCAACTTTGAAACTTTAGAAAAACATCTTTTAAAAGAAAATGTATATAAAGGAGTTCTTGCTGAAATCTATTCTTCAACATTAAAAGATAATAGATATATTGAGAAAATTACACCAGACTTAAAATTTGCAAAAGAACTATCAGAATTTCGCTTAGCGTTAGCTGCAGATATTCTAGAAAATAATCCTGACTATATTCAGAACAATGCTACTAATTTAAGCTACATAACACAGGTAATTATTAATAGAGTTCTTTTTATAAGAGTTTGCGAAGCAAGAAAGATTGAAGAAGATGGATTGTTAAATATGTTTAAAGGAAATGGATTCTGGAGGGAATTTAAACATTCATCCTATTTTAATTTTTATGATCACTATGATGGACCGTTGTTTGACAGAATTAATGAAATACACCAACTTAATATATCAGATTCGGTTTTTGATATTTTGCTTCAGCATTTATATTATCCTTCACCATATCGTTTTGATGTTATACCAACTAAACTCCTTAGTGATATTTATGAAATATTTCTTTCTAGAAAACTTTTAATTGAAGATTCGGTTGTAAAAGACGAAATCAAAAGTGAGTATACAAAAACTAAAGGAGCTGTCAGCACACCTCAATATATTGTTCAGGAAATTATTCGAAGAACAATTTTAAAATCACATTTGCAGAGAGATGGAATTGAAAATATATTTTCCAAAAAAATTCTTGATATAGCTTGTGGTAGCGGAGTTTTTGCTATTGAAGCTTACGATTATATTGAAGATAATTTCAAAGAATTGTTTATAGCTACTGGTCATCCTGAATTTATACAATACTTTCATGTCACAGAAACAGAGACAATAGTTAATTTGTCAGGTAAAAAAGCTATTCTCGACAATTGTATTTTTGGGGTGGATATAGATGCAGAAGCAGTAGAGGTTACTAAAATGTCATTATCTCTAAAAATAATAGATTCATCTGAACATCCTGAATCTTATAATGAGATTGGTCTTTTTGGAAGTAAAATTCTTCATGGAATTGGTAATAATATTAGATGCGGAAACTCTTTAGTTGAATCCGATATATTGGATTTATTCCCGGATATTGAAAATAATCAAGAAGAATTGTTGAGGACAAATATTTTTGATTGGGACAGCGAACATGGATTTAGTGAGATATTCCGTCAAAAAGGTGGATTTGATTATATTATTGGAAATCCGCCATATGTTGAAGTGAAGAATTATAATACTGACCTGCCATTCATGCATCAATACATTAAGGAAAAATTTCCTTCTGCAAAAAATGGAAAAATTGATCTTGCGATACCTTTTATTGAGTTGTCAGTCAAGTTGCTAAATCCAAGTGGACGGCTTGGCTTTATTATTCAGAAAAGATTTTTTAAAACTGATTATGGGAAAAAAATAAGAGAAATAATTTCTGGATTAAGTTATCTTTCTTCGGTAATTGATTTTGATACAACTGCTATTTTTAAAGATAGGATTACATATGTAACAATATTAATACTTGACAGATTGGCTCCTGACCATTTCAGTTATAAATTATTTAAAGATAAACCAGAAACTTTACAGTTCGAACTTAGAGAGGTTGCAACACCAGATATAGCAGCAGAGGAATATACTTTGTTACCCTCTAATTCATTATCAGGAAACGCATGGAATTTCGGAGATAATGATCTCATAGCTATACGTGCAAAACTTTTAGAACTAGGGTGTCTTGGTGATTATGCTGTTGTGAGAGTTGGTATACAATCATTATGGAATGATGCTTATCATATTCGCCCAATATCATTAGCAAATGGTATCCTTACCGGTAAAACCCATTTGGAAGATTCATTTGAAATTGAGTTGGACGCTTGTTGTGCACTTTTGCCAAATGAGCATTTCTATTCCTTTAGAGATGATACTCCTGAAACGTATTGTATTTTTCCTTATGTAATTGAAAATGGAGTTTCGACAGAAATCCCTTTTACACTTTTTAATGAACGATTTCCACTAGCGGGAGCTTATTTACTTAGAAATAAAGAGCAAATACAGCTTAAAGTAGAGACTTTTCTTGGTGAACGCTGGCATTGTTATACAAGAGCAAATAATATTGCTAGGAATTTCCCAAAAATATATATACCAATGACAGCTCAGGATACTTTTGGAGCTATAACTTATTCTGAAAGACATTATTGTGACAATGCTAATGTAAATTATATAGAGCTTCCTCAAATTAATGAAATAAATTTACAGGCGATGGCGGCAATTATTAATTCAACCATTTTCTCTGTTTTGGCCAGATCGATTGCGAATCCCCAAACAAATGGTTATTTCAAATTCAATAAGCAGTTCCTTGAACCTGTGCCATTTCCCGTTGGAAATTTTACCAATAATGCAGCTTTAAAAGCCCAGCTTGCTCGTTCAGTCATGAGAATCTCAACAATGCAAATTCAACATAGCACTTCTTCTCCTTCACAAAAAAGAGGAATAGAAACCCTTCTGAATAGAGAATGGAATACCATAGATGATTTATGTTATGAGCTTTATGAATTATCTCAAGAGGAAAAAGATTTTTTTAGAGAGAGAAATAGAAACATTAACCGAATACAAATTCTTCATTCTTAG
- a CDS encoding retroviral-like aspartic protease family protein, producing MVNNSKAFTLKGKGRMNQLKTQCGVSDAVDINNPLVRPVINNYEAIWDTGATGTVITSKVAIDLGLKPTGKVTSNHAGGSDQVNTYLVNVYLPNGINVIGVKVIEAVLSGNTEMLIGMDIISLGDFSFTNFNGEACFTFRIPSAKQIDYVEECKPNKRSWLKPSTSYKGPKNKK from the coding sequence ATGGTTAATAATAGTAAAGCGTTTACATTAAAGGGAAAAGGCAGAATGAATCAATTGAAAACTCAATGTGGAGTTTCTGATGCTGTTGATATTAATAATCCTTTGGTTAGACCCGTAATTAATAATTATGAAGCTATATGGGATACTGGAGCAACAGGAACAGTTATTACATCAAAAGTTGCTATCGATTTAGGTCTAAAACCCACAGGTAAAGTTACATCTAATCATGCTGGTGGATCGGATCAAGTTAATACTTATTTAGTTAATGTATATTTGCCAAACGGTATTAATGTTATTGGTGTTAAAGTAATTGAAGCTGTTTTATCTGGAAACACCGAAATGTTGATAGGTATGGATATAATATCTTTAGGAGATTTTTCTTTTACAAATTTTAATGGTGAAGCATGCTTTACTTTCAGAATTCCTTCTGCAAAACAGATTGATTATGTTGAGGAATGTAAGCCCAATAAACGATCTTGGTTAAAGCCATCTACTAGCTACAAAGGTCCAAAAAACAAAAAATAA
- a CDS encoding Eco57I restriction-modification methylase domain-containing protein, which yields MNKDFINIIKKFSENETTLNKILVSLFVKSNAIKIEKNILIRDLLLTENSEVFSEPLSLQLQSFSFDDLIEAFELAIPSVEKIINGAVYTPNFIKSFIVENALSKTDKNQDKLLSGDVSCGCGAFLFTLANKIHYSTKKSFNKIFRDNIFGLDISETSIRRTEILLTLLALSNGEDQEKFEFNLYCGNALSFDWFTSCNRIKNNEGFDIIIGNPPYVRAKNLDEGTKKMLSDWAVTKSGNPDLYIPFFEIGLKYLNVNGILGYITVNSFFKSVNARQLRKYFEEKKYDISIIDFGDEKIFDKISAYTCICFITKKESDTIAYKKESAKSLTKNGLTSFNHISFNDLNYHKGWLLNNKIIVENIRRIESTGKTLGDLYTIKNGIATLSNDIYIFKPVSETKKHYLLIRNNKEYQIEKSICRDIIKPNILKFEHEIETVKEKLIYPYTNGISPLSLMKEEYLKNNFPKAYDYLLDHKVDLHKRDKGNGNYGEWYAFGRTQALSDKGYKLLFPYMAKKPYFVFTDQKEMMLYCGYAIFNDSVKELKILKRILESKVFEYYIANTSKPYSSGYLSYGKNYVKNFGICELNEQDKYFLSNGATKEEVDDFLVKKYRIKI from the coding sequence ATGAATAAAGATTTTATAAATATAATTAAGAAATTTAGTGAAAATGAGACGACTCTTAATAAAATACTTGTCTCATTATTCGTTAAATCAAATGCAATTAAAATTGAGAAAAATATTTTAATTAGAGATTTGTTGCTTACTGAAAATTCAGAAGTATTTTCAGAACCATTATCATTGCAATTGCAAAGTTTTTCTTTTGATGATCTGATTGAAGCATTCGAATTGGCGATTCCATCAGTAGAAAAAATAATAAATGGAGCTGTTTACACGCCAAACTTTATAAAATCTTTCATTGTTGAAAATGCGTTGAGTAAAACAGATAAAAATCAAGATAAACTTTTATCTGGTGATGTTTCATGCGGGTGTGGTGCATTCCTTTTTACATTGGCTAACAAAATACACTATTCAACAAAAAAGTCTTTCAATAAGATATTTAGGGATAATATTTTTGGGCTAGATATTAGTGAAACTAGTATTCGAAGAACAGAAATATTACTTACGCTTTTAGCACTTTCAAATGGTGAGGATCAAGAAAAATTTGAATTTAATTTGTATTGTGGAAATGCATTGTCATTTGATTGGTTCACATCATGCAACAGGATTAAAAACAATGAAGGGTTTGATATAATTATTGGAAATCCACCCTATGTACGAGCTAAAAATCTTGATGAAGGGACAAAAAAAATGCTCTCCGATTGGGCTGTAACAAAATCAGGAAATCCTGATTTATACATTCCTTTCTTTGAAATTGGTTTGAAATATCTCAATGTAAATGGAATTTTAGGATATATTACTGTAAATTCTTTCTTTAAAAGTGTCAATGCACGACAGCTTAGAAAATATTTTGAGGAAAAGAAATATGATATAAGTATTATTGATTTTGGTGATGAAAAAATATTTGATAAAATATCGGCTTACACCTGTATCTGCTTCATCACAAAAAAAGAAAGTGATACTATTGCTTATAAAAAAGAATCAGCAAAGTCACTAACAAAAAATGGACTTACATCATTCAACCATATTTCATTCAACGATCTTAATTATCATAAAGGATGGCTACTTAATAATAAAATAATAGTAGAAAATATCAGACGTATTGAATCAACAGGTAAAACACTAGGTGATTTATATACCATCAAAAACGGGATTGCAACTCTTAGTAATGATATTTACATTTTCAAGCCAGTTTCAGAAACCAAAAAACATTATCTCTTGATTCGAAATAATAAAGAATATCAAATTGAAAAAAGCATTTGTAGGGATATTATTAAGCCCAATATTTTGAAATTTGAGCATGAAATAGAAACCGTTAAAGAAAAATTAATTTACCCTTATACTAACGGGATTTCTCCACTTTCTCTAATGAAAGAAGAGTATCTAAAGAATAATTTTCCGAAAGCATATGATTATCTGTTAGATCATAAAGTAGATCTCCATAAAAGGGATAAAGGGAATGGCAATTATGGAGAGTGGTATGCATTTGGAAGAACACAGGCACTCAGTGATAAAGGTTATAAATTGCTTTTCCCATATATGGCAAAAAAACCATATTTTGTATTTACCGATCAGAAGGAAATGATGTTATATTGTGGATATGCAATATTTAATGATTCGGTAAAAGAACTCAAAATTCTAAAACGTATCTTAGAATCTAAGGTGTTTGAATATTACATTGCAAATACTAGTAAGCCATATTCATCAGGCTATTTATCGTATGGTAAAAATTATGTCAAGAATTTTGGTATTTGCGAGTTAAATGAACAGGACAAATATTTTTTATCAAACGGAGCAACTAAAGAGGAAGTGGATGATTTTTTAGTAAAAAAATATAGAATTAAAATCTAA
- a CDS encoding UvrD-helicase domain-containing protein: MVEEIKLEKEVETIFEYITKGKNFLLSGGAGSGKTYSLVQVIKKAIEDNPTSKIACMTYTNAAVKEIEERVNHPNLSVTTIHDFLWDNIKLYQSELKAGLIQLINTEDSKIKSPTGGIVNVHYFKDISEGIQYKEWTKIQDGIISHDDVLELSNHLFKTYRLLSDILKDKYKFIFIDEYQDTHPLVIEIFLVHLKQSKKKNIIGFFGDSMQAIYDDGVGDLKKYILDSSIVEVQKKQNRRNPMTVIDLANRLRTDGLKQEPSEDITAPNMEGTAIKQGKIKFIYSKNPDLEKHKVKIGWKSDDTKETKELNLTHNLIAPKAGFGDLMEIYDRDKILDYKKRVTDYIKDNNITKDFSAYTFGQVCKELSITPTPAQQEFIDANSILFIYASNSNFEILKRTYLNKDSLIDDKKQDEKDESRKGSKRDNLIKHLFKIQRNIHFYKTKQYNEFLRRTEYQVRSVKDKINIKKIIEELDEMSQQTIATVIDFADQKGLCRKDDKYSKFINEYPYIFERVKQVKFEQFQNLFYYLEGFTPFSTQHKIKGAEFKNVLVVLDNGGWNNYNFEYLLNPSIYSTLTAAKKKSHPGILSRTQKIFYVCCTRAKDNLIIFYYNPDAQIIKQAVNWFGSENIVNLDLIS; this comes from the coding sequence ATGGTTGAGGAAATAAAATTAGAGAAAGAGGTCGAAACTATCTTTGAGTATATTACCAAAGGGAAAAATTTTTTATTAAGTGGAGGAGCTGGAAGTGGGAAAACATACTCTCTGGTACAAGTAATAAAGAAGGCAATTGAAGATAATCCCACTTCGAAAATTGCCTGTATGACATACACGAATGCAGCTGTAAAAGAAATAGAGGAAAGAGTAAACCATCCTAATTTAAGTGTCACAACTATTCACGATTTTCTATGGGATAATATCAAACTATATCAGAGTGAGCTAAAGGCTGGTTTAATACAATTAATAAATACTGAAGATTCAAAAATTAAAAGCCCTACTGGAGGTATCGTCAACGTACACTACTTTAAAGATATTAGTGAAGGTATTCAATATAAAGAATGGACAAAAATTCAAGATGGGATTATTTCTCATGATGATGTACTTGAACTATCAAATCATCTTTTTAAAACATATAGATTATTATCTGATATTCTGAAAGATAAATATAAATTCATATTCATTGATGAATATCAAGATACCCATCCACTTGTGATAGAGATCTTTTTGGTGCATTTAAAGCAAAGTAAAAAGAAAAATATTATTGGTTTTTTTGGGGATTCAATGCAGGCAATTTATGATGATGGAGTTGGCGATTTAAAAAAATATATTTTAGATTCATCAATAGTAGAAGTCCAAAAAAAACAAAATCGTAGAAATCCGATGACAGTAATTGACTTAGCAAATAGACTGCGTACTGATGGATTGAAACAAGAACCTTCTGAAGATATTACTGCTCCAAATATGGAAGGAACAGCTATAAAACAAGGCAAAATAAAGTTTATATATTCGAAAAATCCTGATTTAGAAAAACATAAAGTAAAAATTGGTTGGAAATCTGACGACACTAAAGAAACAAAGGAATTGAACTTGACACACAATTTGATAGCTCCAAAGGCTGGTTTTGGAGATCTCATGGAAATATATGATCGCGATAAAATTTTAGATTACAAGAAGAGAGTTACAGATTATATAAAGGATAATAATATTACAAAAGATTTTTCTGCGTATACATTTGGTCAAGTTTGCAAAGAATTAAGTATAACGCCAACACCAGCACAACAAGAGTTCATCGATGCTAATTCTATATTGTTTATTTATGCTTCAAATTCTAATTTCGAAATTTTAAAAAGAACCTATCTTAATAAAGATTCTCTTATCGATGATAAAAAACAGGATGAAAAAGATGAAAGTAGAAAAGGATCTAAAAGAGATAACCTGATTAAACATCTTTTTAAAATTCAGCGTAATATTCATTTTTATAAGACAAAACAATATAATGAGTTTTTAAGACGTACGGAATATCAAGTAAGATCTGTCAAAGATAAAATAAACATTAAAAAGATAATTGAAGAATTAGATGAGATGTCGCAACAAACAATTGCCACAGTTATTGATTTTGCAGATCAAAAAGGACTTTGCAGAAAGGATGATAAATACTCTAAATTTATTAATGAATATCCGTATATTTTTGAAAGAGTAAAGCAAGTGAAATTTGAGCAGTTCCAAAATTTGTTTTATTATCTAGAAGGATTTACTCCGTTTTCAACACAACATAAAATTAAAGGTGCTGAATTTAAAAATGTACTAGTTGTACTTGATAATGGTGGATGGAATAATTATAATTTTGAATACCTATTAAACCCAAGCATATATAGTACATTAACAGCTGCGAAAAAGAAATCTCATCCCGGAATTTTATCCCGTACTCAAAAAATTTTCTATGTTTGTTGTACTAGAGCAAAAGACAATCTTATTATTTTCTATTATAATCCAGATGCTCAAATTATTAAACAAGCTGTAAATTGGTTTGGAAGTGAAAATATAGTTAATCTTGATTTGATAAGTTGA
- a CDS encoding helix-turn-helix domain-containing protein, with protein sequence MQVENFGEYIRHLREKSEMPLRKLAAILDIDQSTLSKLERGERPVNRQMLPIVAKTFNVDEKQLVIMFMSKQLACQLAGEKYAKDILHAAEEQINNQIKKKN encoded by the coding sequence ATGCAAGTAGAAAATTTTGGAGAATATATCAGGCATTTAAGAGAAAAATCAGAAATGCCATTACGAAAATTAGCAGCCATTTTAGATATTGATCAAAGTACTTTAAGCAAGCTTGAGCGTGGTGAACGTCCAGTGAATAGACAGATGCTACCGATAGTTGCAAAAACTTTTAATGTTGATGAGAAACAGTTAGTTATAATGTTTATGAGTAAGCAACTTGCGTGTCAATTAGCAGGTGAAAAATATGCTAAAGATATTCTTCATGCAGCTGAAGAGCAAATTAATAATCAAATTAAAAAGAAAAATTAA